The sequence ttgtattattataatatttaatatttaatattattattattactacatTGTatgtagtatataatatatactatacaataatataatataaagacgtattatattataatataatatataatatatattatatatcatattttattaatatataatatgataatataataggatataatacatattataatataatatacatcatatataacatttatatgtaatatgtattttatgataatataatacgcCTAATTTTAGATACAAGTCGCTAGATCCACGATGTGAAAACATGACCAAACGTTGACCGTGACACATCGGAGACACGAgaaatcgcgaaattaacggaTCGCCGGTAATCTCCTCGCGTCGCGGTTcgaacgaaatgattctttcacgaatagggcaaagaaaattgaacttcgtatgcgacaataaaatttattatagaaatccaacagagtgacggtttcTAGCGTTACAATAGCGTGGTTCGGAATGTTAGAACAGACTGTTCGAGCGCTAATTTAGAAAGGTCCTTCTACCGAGGGTCTACTCCTTTTGGAGGGGCCtttttagttattgtttcaatagctgtggcatgcagggtgttcggtctatcCGGTTACTGAGCGAACGGCCCTTCTTGAGCAGGTGATcttcttgagtgtgtgacattcCCCCCTTCTTAGATTCGCTTTGCTCCGTTGAAGCGTATGGCTCTGGTGGGTCACCTGATTTGAATGATCCCGCTATTTTCATCTTCTGCAATGTTTTGGTAAGTAACCGTCCTTGGTGCTGTTGATGTTTGATCGATCCTGTTTACGCGAGCGGTAGGGCAGAGTATTTTGATACATACATTTATGAGAAGTGATCGGCGTAGACATTCGAAAAGTTcacatttgtacatttttcgtaggaataataatataatggttTGCTGTCTGCAAAGGTACGAACGTCGATCCTTCCAATTTGAAGACAGCAGTCGGGCAAGTTTTGACTGTccattgattattaattaattctgacCCGTATTCAGGTGAATTCATCCTATTGCGACTCGGTTGAGTTCTTTTACAAATGTGGATGATTGCTAttcgtttacaatatttgtCTAAGTAGTGACTATCGGCAAAGGTGTATTGTTCTTAGTTGGTTAGTATCAAGTCAATTTCTATTACAGGCGCAATGAATACAGAGTTTTGTTTAGAaggtatcggataaattttatttattttccattcattGTTTTCATAACGTGACAGTGTTAAAATTTCGTCGATGTGTTCCAAGAAAATGTTGGCGTAACATTAGTGCTTTTACTACTAAATCGCTTTTAATGTTGATATTCATTACGTGCTGTACGTTTGTTGATGTCTCAGTTTCTGCGCTGTCCTGTTGTGTGGGATAGTTGTTGTTTagaacttttttaatttcgaaaatttccttgttgttgttgtttttAGGTTCAAGTTCTATTAGAAATAGCGGTAGTGGTTGTTTAGTGTCGTGTCTGgttatgttatttattgattttaccTGGTGTCCGATTTTGGCTAGTTTCTCACATATGTTACTTGTATCTGTCTTTGGGTGTAATCTTCTGTAACTTTTATCAGTTTTAAGCTGGTATGTGTGGTATCCggcgtttttttcttttagcaCTTTTACCACTTTTCTGTAGGTTTCTGGGGTGTTGGTTAGCACTTTTGCCTGGTCcagttttaattgttttatgttGTAGATTTCTTTGCCTACCGTGATGTTTAGCAGTTCGATGAGGGGGTCTATTATCTGGGCATCTATATAGATTGTTGGTGGTTTGGCCTTGTGTGTTTTTGGTTTTTCAGTTGGGTCTGGTTCCTTCTCTTGTGGCAGTGCGCTGAAGGAGTTTTGGAGAGGAATTTCTTGAAGCCATTGTTGCCTTTCTGTTTCTACAGCCCTCCTAGCATTTGTGTTTGATgttatttttcgtattttgCTAGGAGTTACAACCTTCCAGCTTTCATTCTGGTGTGATAGATCGATGTTGATGTTACTCCTCTCGTCATTCATTTGTGTagttttcatttctctttcctttataACTGAGCAATCGTGTTCTTCGTTTGTTGGTTGGTTTgggtttgttatatttttgctCTGTTTATAACATATCATTCGCCGTTGTTTAGTATTCTAATTGGTGTTATTTGTTGCATTGTTTTGCTTATTTAGCGATTGGTTATGACTTGAGTCACTTTGTTTTCCCCACTTGTCGCACTTACGGAGGCACTGATTCACGCGTCCGCTTAGCTCAAATGCAAGGCAGAactgatttttttaaatttggtaCTTTCAGCTTACTGCATAACTTTCTTTTACGTGATAGCCATGTAAAcagtaaatttcattatttatttaaacacaTATTGTGCTCAGaataattacgataaatattgTGAGATCTTTGCGATTAAAATGAGTTAGCAAATATGCTCCGAACTATATATAgtgtttcatttcattttaattataaaaatgtaaacaacGTGCTGGTAAAAGTTTCATCACATATcaagaataagaaaatttaaattttgaattgaAGGTCCCAGCTTATCACGAGCCTTTCATATTTGTTGATTCTCAGTCCCTCCTTCTCTTCCACTCGCATTGTCCCTTTTTACGTTCGACGCGTCTAGGATCTCAGTTTCTACATATAGAATAGTTTATGTATCTCTATTATCGCAACACTTGGATCCCTATTTTAGTACAACTACAAAATGTTTCCTGTATTATCAAAAAACGCAATAACAGTTGAGAAAGAATCGTGCCTGCAGACGAATTTTAGCCAATTCTTCgatcaaaatatattcaaagtagCAACATTTTAGCATTTTGACGATATCCGAGGATTTACAACAAACAATAACATACCTTTACTTCATTATAAAACTACTACTGACTATAGATATAGTGGCCGGTAGTATTACTCGATCCAGAACCGAATATCGACCAGGCAACAATACGATAATAAAACTTTCATATTATTGACCCACTTTTATGAAACTTTCATTTAACTATTAAACGTTTAAACTTTCATCGACGTGTCCGTGATATTTTCGTAAATAAAATGACACGAACcacgataaaatttgttaaaattgacTAACTATTGTAAGTTTCAACGTAAACGAAAGACGTCACAATAAGGAGGGCACGATCCTGAAAAACTGTGTCCCCCAAGATTTCATCCAATGATTTTACGTCCCTGCACGACACGAAACTTTCCAGCAAGCAAGAGAGTCCGGTTCTGTTCCTCACACAGCtcaatttcctttttccaaTAACTAATATCTTCGATGTTTatctaaaatgtaaatatatcgtaattttttttctcaaatggAAGTAAATGTCGAATAAAGTACTATACGAGATTGAGGTTAGGTTTCCTCTCAGTCAGgcaattttaatataagaaGAGATAACTTGTATCTTGACATCAATGTGCTTTACtcattttatctattttactttcgcttataatttatatgtactaTTCTTTTAACAGGCAATCTCTTCCTAAAATATTATGCCAGCGCTACTTTAAGAAGCATGGATAGCTGTGCTGATTATTTTTTACTGGAAATCTTCAAACAAAATCATGCAAAAAATacgaatagaagaaaaagcaTACTGTATCCGAATCACCAACAAATTTAtcacaaaataaaagagaaaaggaagatgTACAAAAGAGATATCCTGTAATCGAAAAACAGCTGATCAGGAAAAAAGAGCAAAAAGGACGAAATCAATGCAGCTACTAGCGCAACCAACAATAGCAACAAGCGGATGAAGGAGagataaaataagaagaagaaaaggaattatttgttaatatagcAATGCCAGACTATACAAGATTACCGTTAAAATATGCTGACAACGAGGATTCTATTGAACGGCTAACGATTGCATCGCAGACAAACTGTGACGTCTAAATTGAGGGAAGTCTAGGTAAAAACTTTCGAGAAATAGTACGATTAAATAGATTTCCGTAGAGTGAAACCCAACAGGTTCTTTTTTATGATAGTGTACAACCAAATAGGGCAGATACCCAATTTTAAGCTTAAATACATAGGTTCTTATATATGCTAAATTACGACGAAGCAGGGCAGATCTTTAATTCTATAGATTCTTTTGTGCGTTAACTTCAGTTGAGCGTCTATTTCCCCAGAGTTCGTAACCATGGACGACATATATAGCGACACGATACCATTCGCGCGATGATACGAACAGCTTATTCGCGACACAATACCGTTTGTATATTGTTACGGAAGGTGTTATCCCCGACACAATATTCGTACTACAACGTCGTTAAGATGTCCCGTGACACTGTTTTTTGTAATTACAAGTTTTGTTATAATTAGCAAATGCACAAGATATCTCGTCCATGACGTAGTATGACTATGAACGATATTGTACCATAATCGCGATATGTGTCAGCTGTAGTATCGTATCAACAATATCGTATTGTAATATATCTCGTCCATggttaaaagtaaattaacaCCATGCACGATCAAATGATCgtgttcaaaatttaatttaaaattgtacatttaacgttatttttTTCGTTCATGCAACTTTCGTAAACATTCTTATATTAACGGTAAttgacaaattaattaatccgataatataagaatttccCTAAAGTCAGATGAACGAAAAAATAACAACGAATGTAAAACTTTAGATTAAACATTGAAGCCGGTTATATGTACGGatctttttaaaaagattGAATTCGGACATAAACTTATGAATCAATATTGTTCAAAACTGTTGTAGTTTAGTTCGTTTTTAAATCCGTATTTAAATCCGCGTAAATTATATCAGAGACGAAAGagatttttatactttttattagaagacgtttatattttaaagaatgtaACAGTTAcggcaatattaaaaatattagaattaataaaattcaataacgcAAAGCGAAATAAATGCATACTTATAACGAGAATTATTAAGAGCATTTAATCATTTAATACTAAACCTTCCGACACTTCATGTATACCTATTCCTACCGTGTACGGTCAAGATGACCcgcgattaaaaaattaatagtacAAACTACATGTCTATAAAATGATGaacattcataaaatttcgtccaaatttacttttgtttaatttcagtTATTGACTTAAACAGGattacacttttatttatatagagatatatcttattcaacttcgctgcattttttacaaattatcttaCTATCAGATATAcatattcgtataaatattttccgcGACTTAAACGAATTTTCGTAATATCGTAACCTTTACAGTTTTTCACTTGACAAGATTTTAGTAGCAATGAATCTCAACTTCTGATTCTTTAAGTAAAAATAACGTATGCATCAggtttataacaattttgtgAATTCTCTGTAAATTGGCCCATACTGTAGATACCGTTGCAAATTTATTGGTTCGCAAACGTTGGCTTCTTTCACTCTTCTTATCAAATCGTATAAACCTCATCATTTCAGCAAAATAATTCCTGCCCATTGTCTTCGAAAAAATGCAGGTctctaaattttattccacaaatACGAGACGTCTAATTTTTTGCCTGATATACAATGCGGGCATGAAGCAGAACAATAAATGCATCTAGTTCAGTTGCATCTAGCTCCCTCTTAGTCTCCAATACTCTAAATGCTTCTTCTTCCGTACACTTTATTATATGATGCCTTATACGGTGATCAATGACAAGATAAAATGCCGCCTTTACTTGTCCTTTCATTATGTGCTATTTAGCATTTATGACAAGATTACAGGTGTAACAGcagttattatttgttattactgaTTTTGTTTGTAACCTGACATTGAGATAACCTTTTCTTTGTactaattgtatttattttaaaaataagttaCACATTTTGTTACTTATTCCGCTCACGATAGGCAAGAagaagtataaatatttctcaggAAACAAAAGAgcaaactaaaattaaataccgaaaaatatattgtatgcatgTTTTAGGAAAAGTCAGAAATTCTAAAGCGATATGATAAAGTTTAAATATGGTTAAATTTGTGCAGAAGTTCCG comes from Bombus fervidus isolate BK054 chromosome 18, iyBomFerv1, whole genome shotgun sequence and encodes:
- the LOC141445940 gene encoding uncharacterized protein, which gives rise to MICYKQSKNITNPNQPTNEEHDCSVIKEREMKTTQMNDERSNINIDLSHQNESWKVVTPSKIRKITSNTNARRAVETERQQWLQEIPLQNSFSALPQEKEPDPTEKPKTHKAKPPTIYIDAQIIDPLIELLNITVGKEIYNIKQLKLDQAKVLTNTPETYRKVVKVLKEKNAGYHTYQLKTDKSYRRLHPKTDTSNICEKLAKIGHQNLNLKTTTTRKFSKLKKF